A section of the Paenibacillus yonginensis genome encodes:
- a CDS encoding DNA translocase FtsK, producing MAGKKRKRKKTALTRILKYEIYGIILITLSIIALSGEAAVGRSLSKMAALMLGKFYFVIPLIGIYAGLTVMIQRHWPNKWTSRKSGLVLVVLSFALMSTISAMELKLTPVGALTPNHIFNQTRIDLQQALSMPGYGGAVSIFKLDISGGYIGAAEFALLSMLFGLTGSKLILIVMFAISFMLITNLSFVELGRLVRTRVFNLGEVISRKLRTLRAVPAGQKRKAKPAAVKASAAPAFDPDDDDEDYDPESEIPSGPAAPKKPVFFQLLGFKGNRQERQPLMDEADLDAPFEDNASPAIITGPASDTADSVDWNEVKFSGGFDRTEPAAELNPRQEEERGLIIRDFFDHIRKENGDYEDDHEETFYSSVAEHGNRVGQDYGAGDESGYEGPQANSPVNQEQEEVFGQHGEGASGMDLEEEDTLNPGSAAIKEEGTAGGAGSGEHAEQPAQAEPPKPKPKPYKLPPFRLLERPSDGNKGGDQADYMNTARKLEATLESFGVRARVLEVVRGPAVTRYEIQPDIGVKVSRIVNLTDDIALALAAKDIRMEAPIPGKSAIGIEVPNSEVSIVTMREVMETATFQKAESKLSIAFGRDISGQTIVGNLAKMPHLLVAGATGSGKSVCINGIITSILFKAKPDEVKFMMVDPKMVELNVYNGIPHLLAPVVTDPKRASLALKKIVVEMEKRYEKFSKSGTRNIEGYNNLMKDNPDAILPYIVVIVDELADLMMVAANDVEDAIARLAQMARAAGIHLIIATQRPSVDVITGVIKANIPSRIAFGVSSQVDSRTILDMAGAEKLLGRGDMLFMPMGASKPVRVQGAFMSDQEVETIVQYVSSQGQAEYDESLVPEVDDTQQEMEEVLDELYDQAVQIILEAKQASVSLLQRRMRIGYTRAARLIDSMEARGIVGPYEGSKPREVLVSAEQYNQNRISS from the coding sequence GTGGCCGGTAAGAAACGCAAGAGAAAAAAGACAGCTTTAACCCGCATTTTAAAATATGAAATCTACGGGATCATCCTGATTACTTTGTCCATTATTGCCTTGTCAGGGGAAGCAGCGGTTGGCAGATCGCTGTCTAAAATGGCGGCCCTGATGTTGGGCAAATTTTATTTTGTCATTCCGCTTATCGGCATTTATGCCGGACTTACGGTGATGATTCAGCGCCATTGGCCCAATAAATGGACCAGCAGAAAAAGCGGCCTGGTATTGGTCGTGTTGTCTTTTGCGCTGATGAGCACGATTTCCGCCATGGAATTAAAGCTGACGCCTGTCGGGGCTTTAACGCCAAACCATATTTTTAACCAAACCCGGATTGATTTGCAGCAAGCGTTAAGTATGCCCGGGTATGGCGGGGCGGTATCTATCTTTAAATTGGATATCAGCGGCGGATACATAGGAGCGGCCGAATTTGCGCTGCTCAGCATGCTTTTTGGCCTGACCGGCAGCAAACTGATTTTAATTGTGATGTTTGCCATCAGTTTTATGCTTATTACGAATCTATCATTTGTAGAACTGGGAAGGCTGGTTCGGACCCGGGTGTTTAATCTGGGAGAAGTAATTTCCCGCAAATTGCGGACGCTCCGAGCGGTTCCCGCCGGGCAGAAGCGAAAGGCAAAGCCGGCTGCGGTCAAGGCGTCTGCTGCTCCGGCCTTTGATCCGGACGACGATGACGAGGATTACGATCCGGAGTCTGAAATTCCGTCTGGCCCGGCAGCTCCGAAGAAGCCGGTTTTCTTTCAGCTTCTTGGTTTTAAAGGCAATCGTCAGGAGCGGCAGCCATTGATGGATGAAGCCGATTTGGACGCTCCTTTTGAAGACAATGCCTCCCCGGCGATTATTACAGGGCCTGCTTCGGATACTGCTGATTCGGTAGACTGGAACGAGGTTAAGTTTAGCGGCGGGTTTGACCGTACTGAACCTGCGGCCGAGCTGAATCCGCGGCAGGAAGAAGAGCGGGGGTTGATTATTCGCGATTTCTTCGATCATATTCGCAAGGAGAATGGGGATTACGAGGATGATCATGAAGAGACATTTTATTCTTCTGTTGCGGAACATGGGAACCGAGTGGGACAAGACTATGGAGCGGGGGACGAATCAGGTTATGAAGGCCCTCAAGCTAACAGTCCGGTGAACCAGGAGCAGGAAGAAGTGTTCGGACAGCATGGGGAAGGTGCCTCTGGCATGGATCTTGAAGAAGAGGATACTCTGAATCCAGGGTCGGCAGCCATAAAGGAAGAGGGAACAGCAGGAGGCGCTGGAAGCGGTGAACATGCTGAGCAGCCGGCTCAGGCAGAACCGCCCAAACCCAAGCCTAAACCTTATAAGCTGCCGCCTTTCCGTCTGCTGGAGAGACCAAGCGACGGGAATAAAGGCGGAGATCAGGCCGATTATATGAATACGGCACGTAAGCTGGAGGCCACGCTGGAAAGCTTTGGAGTCAGAGCGCGGGTGCTTGAGGTTGTACGCGGACCTGCGGTGACGCGGTATGAAATCCAGCCGGATATCGGGGTCAAGGTCAGCCGGATTGTCAATTTGACCGACGATATTGCGCTTGCTTTGGCGGCCAAGGATATTCGGATGGAGGCGCCGATTCCCGGCAAGTCCGCTATCGGCATCGAGGTGCCGAACAGCGAGGTTTCAATCGTGACGATGCGGGAGGTAATGGAAACAGCGACCTTCCAGAAAGCCGAGTCCAAGCTGTCGATCGCTTTTGGCCGTGATATATCAGGGCAGACGATTGTGGGCAACCTGGCCAAGATGCCCCATTTGCTTGTAGCGGGTGCGACCGGTTCGGGGAAATCCGTATGTATTAACGGGATTATTACGAGTATTTTGTTTAAAGCCAAGCCGGATGAAGTGAAATTTATGATGGTCGATCCTAAAATGGTCGAGCTTAATGTATATAACGGCATTCCGCATCTGCTGGCACCGGTTGTGACCGATCCGAAGCGAGCCTCGCTGGCGCTCAAGAAAATTGTTGTCGAGATGGAGAAACGATATGAGAAGTTCTCCAAATCGGGCACCAGAAACATTGAAGGATACAACAATTTAATGAAAGACAATCCGGATGCCATCCTTCCTTATATCGTCGTTATTGTGGATGAGCTGGCCGATTTGATGATGGTTGCCGCAAATGACGTCGAGGATGCGATCGCACGTCTGGCGCAGATGGCGCGGGCTGCCGGCATTCATTTGATCATTGCCACCCAGCGCCCGTCTGTAGACGTTATTACCGGGGTGATTAAAGCCAACATTCCTTCGCGGATTGCGTTTGGGGTATCCTCGCAGGTCGATTCGCGCACCATCCTTGATATGGCCGGAGCCGAGAAGCTGCTGGGCCGCGGGGATATGCTGTTTATGCCGATGGGAGCGTCCAAGCCGGTCCGCGTTCAAGGGGCCTTCATGAGCGACCAGGAGGTGGAGACAATCGTCCAGTATGTCAGCAGCCAGGGTCAAGCCGAATATGACGAAAGTCTGGTGCCGGAAGTGGACGATACCCAGCAGGAGATGGAAGAAGTGTTGGATGAGCTTTATGATCAGGCAGTCCAGATTATTCTGGAGGCGAAGCAGGCCTCCGTTTCTCTGCTGCAGCGGAGAATGCGGATCGGGTATACCCGGGCCGCCCGCTTGATTGATTCCATGGAAGCCCGCGGCATAGTAGGCCCTTATGAGGGCAGCAAACCAAGGGAAGTGCTGGTGTCTGCCGAGCAGTATAATCAAAACCGCATAAGCTCCTGA
- a CDS encoding DUF3243 domain-containing protein, producing MSSVLNNFDSWKKFLGERIKHAENSGMSEETIANLAFEIGGFLEDKVDPQNASNRALKELWEVGDEEERRTIARLMVKLAKKNA from the coding sequence ATGTCATCTGTACTGAATAATTTCGATTCCTGGAAAAAGTTCCTTGGCGAGCGCATCAAACATGCCGAAAATTCCGGCATGAGTGAAGAAACGATTGCGAATCTGGCTTTTGAAATCGGGGGCTTCCTTGAAGATAAAGTTGATCCGCAAAATGCTTCCAACCGTGCGCTGAAAGAACTTTGGGAAGTCGGAGACGAAGAAGAGCGCAGAACCATTGCCCGTTTGATGGTGAAGCTGGCCAAGAAAAACGCATAA
- the sleB gene encoding spore cortex-lytic enzyme, producing MTNMKNWISAGLMLTLVGMVLGSLYFHKPENNVPQNGQPASELSKPAFTSQVMQVGAFGQDVYELQGRLKFLGFYKGSLDSYYGTVTRDAVYTFQKQFGMKPDGVAGDKTKLKLYNATKNWKPEASSYNPNPNHGAASGAGQSGGAGDAANGGAQESDNDSSLGSANALNLTENDLKIMANAVNGEARGEPFEGQVAVAAVILNRVKSPSFPNTVSGVIFQPGAFTAVADGQIWLTPNESSRKAVRQALNGWDPSGGCLYYFNPETATSKWIWSRPQVKTIGKHIFCM from the coding sequence ATGACAAATATGAAAAACTGGATTTCAGCCGGTTTGATGCTTACTCTTGTCGGCATGGTTTTGGGATCGTTATACTTCCATAAGCCGGAGAACAACGTTCCGCAAAACGGTCAGCCCGCTTCCGAATTGTCCAAACCCGCCTTCACTTCACAAGTGATGCAGGTTGGCGCATTTGGCCAGGATGTTTATGAATTGCAGGGACGTTTGAAATTCCTGGGTTTCTACAAGGGCAGCCTGGACAGCTATTATGGAACAGTAACCCGGGATGCTGTCTATACGTTCCAGAAGCAGTTTGGCATGAAGCCCGATGGTGTCGCCGGGGACAAAACGAAATTAAAGCTTTATAATGCTACAAAGAATTGGAAGCCGGAAGCTTCCTCTTATAACCCGAACCCGAATCATGGCGCTGCATCCGGAGCCGGTCAATCCGGCGGCGCGGGGGATGCAGCCAATGGAGGGGCACAAGAATCGGATAACGACTCTTCATTGGGTTCGGCCAACGCTTTGAATCTGACGGAAAATGACCTTAAAATTATGGCCAATGCCGTCAACGGCGAAGCCCGGGGCGAGCCGTTCGAAGGCCAGGTAGCAGTAGCGGCCGTTATTTTGAACCGGGTGAAATCGCCGAGTTTTCCAAACACGGTTTCCGGCGTTATTTTTCAACCGGGTGCATTTACCGCGGTAGCGGATGGGCAAATCTGGCTTACGCCTAACGAATCGTCCCGGAAAGCCGTCCGACAGGCACTTAACGGCTGGGATCCCTCCGGCGGATGTTTGTATTACTTCAACCCGGAAACGGCCACCTCGAAATGGATTTGGAGCCGTCCTCAAGTGAAGACGATCGGAAAACATATTTTTTGCATGTAA
- the yfmF gene encoding EF-P 5-aminopentanol modification-associated protein YfmF, with protein MTTMQFERGEVNHIRIHVLPTKRFKTFAVSLYAGIPLKEEQVTPTALTPFVLRRGTASYPETTQFREQLEHMYGAGFGFDVYKRGNYQLITFRMDTINDSFVKSEDSLLEQTFSFLGEVVTRPLTENGAFKASYVKAEKDNVRKKLESIINDKARYAAERCMEEMFKQDVYRLNPLGSREQLESITEQSLYQAYEKWLQQAHLDLYVVGDTSLEEVSALVKKHFPLSRSASPSYIPEEVEFEPRGVNSVTERLNVNQGKLNMGLRTPITYGDDRYASALMYSGILGSYPHSKLFVNVREKASLAYYASSRYDGHKGLATIQSGIEIQNYEKALTIIKEQLESLRQGEISELEMSQTKAMIRNQLREMQDSAFEMIAYDFNRVLSGKDRPAEQLLEQVEAVTKQDIVKAAETFHLDTIYFLTGQKEE; from the coding sequence TTGACAACGATGCAGTTTGAACGAGGCGAAGTGAATCATATCCGGATTCATGTGCTGCCAACCAAACGTTTCAAAACTTTTGCCGTTTCGCTTTACGCCGGCATTCCACTGAAGGAAGAACAAGTGACGCCTACGGCCTTAACACCGTTTGTGCTGCGCAGAGGTACAGCTTCTTATCCGGAAACAACTCAGTTCCGCGAACAGCTAGAGCATATGTACGGCGCCGGGTTTGGCTTTGACGTATATAAGAGAGGTAATTATCAGCTGATTACGTTTCGTATGGATACGATTAATGACTCATTTGTGAAATCAGAGGATTCCCTTCTGGAGCAAACCTTTTCGTTCCTGGGTGAAGTCGTCACTAGGCCGCTTACAGAGAACGGAGCTTTCAAAGCATCTTATGTGAAAGCAGAGAAAGACAATGTGCGCAAGAAGCTGGAATCGATCATCAACGACAAGGCTAGATACGCGGCTGAACGTTGTATGGAGGAGATGTTTAAACAGGATGTTTACCGTCTAAATCCTCTGGGCAGCCGGGAGCAGCTGGAGAGCATTACCGAACAGAGCCTGTACCAGGCTTACGAAAAATGGCTGCAGCAGGCTCACCTGGATCTTTACGTGGTGGGGGATACTTCCCTGGAAGAAGTCTCAGCTTTGGTTAAGAAACATTTTCCGCTGAGTCGTTCCGCTTCCCCTTCTTATATCCCTGAAGAGGTGGAGTTTGAGCCAAGGGGAGTCAATAGTGTCACCGAGCGTTTGAATGTTAACCAGGGCAAACTGAACATGGGGCTCCGGACGCCGATCACTTATGGGGATGACCGTTATGCTTCGGCTTTGATGTACAGCGGAATCCTCGGGAGTTATCCGCATTCCAAGCTGTTCGTTAATGTACGGGAGAAAGCCAGCCTCGCTTATTACGCTTCTTCACGGTACGACGGGCATAAAGGATTGGCTACCATCCAGTCGGGGATTGAAATCCAGAATTATGAGAAAGCGCTGACCATCATTAAAGAGCAGCTTGAGAGCTTGCGGCAAGGCGAAATCAGCGAGCTTGAAATGAGCCAGACCAAAGCAATGATCCGCAACCAGCTGCGGGAAATGCAGGATTCGGCGTTCGAGATGATCGCTTATGATTTCAACCGTGTTTTGTCAGGCAAAGACCGTCCGGCGGAGCAGCTGCTGGAGCAGGTCGAAGCCGTTACCAAGCAGGATATCGTCAAGGCGGCGGAAACCTTCCATTTGGACACGATTTATTTCCTGACAGGACAGAAGGAGGAATAA
- a CDS encoding ATP-dependent Clp protease proteolytic subunit, with protein sequence MKDTENETPEPSPSPSPAPAGPEGTGSQVMEAIQQLGQTAVPAAEASNIYCLTIIGQIEGHIMLPPQNKTTKYEHLIPQLVAAEQNPKIEGILVMLNTVGGDVEAGLAIAEMISSLTKPTVTVVIGGGHSIGVPIAVSSDYSLIAESATMTIHPIRMTGLVIGVPQTFEYIEKMQERVVKFVTSHSAITEKKFKELMFKTGELNRDIGTAVGGSDAVKYGLIDALGGIGDAMLKLNSLIQAKKTLSAQGGLQQ encoded by the coding sequence ATGAAAGATACAGAGAACGAAACTCCCGAACCGTCTCCGTCCCCTTCCCCTGCGCCTGCAGGGCCAGAGGGAACCGGTTCTCAAGTCATGGAAGCGATTCAGCAGCTGGGGCAAACCGCCGTCCCTGCAGCGGAAGCCTCCAATATATACTGCCTGACCATCATCGGCCAGATTGAAGGCCATATTATGCTGCCGCCGCAAAATAAAACAACCAAATATGAGCATCTGATTCCCCAGCTGGTAGCGGCCGAACAAAATCCGAAAATCGAAGGTATTCTGGTGATGCTGAACACGGTGGGCGGAGATGTCGAAGCCGGATTGGCGATTGCGGAAATGATCTCTTCGCTGACAAAACCGACCGTAACCGTAGTCATTGGCGGGGGGCACAGCATAGGGGTTCCGATTGCCGTCTCCTCCGACTATTCGCTGATTGCGGAAAGCGCTACGATGACCATTCACCCGATTCGCATGACAGGGCTTGTAATCGGGGTGCCGCAAACCTTTGAGTACATCGAGAAAATGCAGGAACGAGTCGTCAAATTCGTCACAAGCCACTCGGCGATTACGGAGAAGAAGTTCAAGGAGCTGATGTTCAAAACCGGCGAATTGAATCGGGATATCGGAACGGCCGTAGGCGGCTCGGATGCTGTGAAATACGGACTGATTGATGCGCTCGGCGGAATTGGAGACGCGATGCTTAAGCTGAACAGTTTGATCCAAGCCAAAAAGACACTTTCCGCTCAAGGGGGACTGCAGCAATGA
- a CDS encoding YlzJ-like family protein, whose protein sequence is MSIYTIVPEEALWEGYETQENYVELELGGVLMQVRLEADHKATIVRLLRCGLEDYLNPAYAPGQEIAFMPVLMKKP, encoded by the coding sequence ATGAGTATTTATACGATTGTGCCGGAAGAAGCGTTGTGGGAAGGGTATGAAACGCAAGAAAATTATGTGGAGCTGGAGCTTGGCGGTGTGCTTATGCAGGTGCGGTTGGAGGCGGATCATAAAGCGACCATCGTCCGGCTGCTGCGATGCGGTTTGGAGGATTATTTGAATCCGGCTTACGCGCCGGGACAAGAGATCGCCTTTATGCCTGTTTTGATGAAAAAGCCGTAA
- the ymfI gene encoding elongation factor P 5-aminopentanone reductase, giving the protein MTVLVTGGSRGIGAKIAERFAAVGMNIVIHYSKSHEAANEVARRCLELGAKVYTVSADLRNKEEIARMKSRLEDHGLHPDILVNNAGVAKYGMLADVTEDDWDEVMDVNLKGVFLCSQAFMPYMVGQKYGRIINVSSIWGISGASCEVVYSAAKGGVNAFTKALAKELAPSGVTVNAVAPGAVQTEMMSGFSEEEIRQLEEEIPAGRLATAEEISSLVYFLALPESGYITGQIISPNGGWIT; this is encoded by the coding sequence ATGACCGTTCTGGTCACAGGCGGAAGCAGGGGGATTGGCGCCAAAATCGCCGAACGTTTCGCCGCGGTTGGCATGAATATCGTCATTCATTACAGCAAGTCGCACGAAGCGGCCAATGAAGTGGCCAGACGTTGCTTGGAGCTGGGGGCTAAAGTGTATACCGTATCCGCCGATTTGCGGAACAAGGAAGAGATTGCCCGAATGAAAAGCCGGCTCGAGGATCATGGCTTGCATCCGGATATTCTGGTCAACAATGCGGGTGTTGCCAAATACGGCATGCTGGCTGACGTGACGGAAGATGATTGGGATGAAGTGATGGATGTCAACCTTAAGGGGGTCTTCCTGTGCAGTCAGGCTTTTATGCCTTATATGGTAGGCCAGAAATACGGGCGGATTATTAATGTCAGCTCGATTTGGGGCATCTCTGGCGCTTCCTGCGAAGTCGTTTATTCGGCAGCCAAAGGCGGGGTAAATGCCTTTACGAAGGCGCTGGCCAAAGAGCTTGCTCCGTCCGGAGTAACGGTGAACGCCGTGGCTCCCGGTGCGGTGCAAACCGAGATGATGAGCGGCTTCTCGGAGGAAGAGATCAGGCAGCTGGAGGAAGAAATACCTGCGGGCAGACTGGCGACGGCCGAGGAAATCTCCTCGCTTGTGTATTTCCTGGCGCTGCCCGAGTCTGGGTATATCACGGGTCAGATCATCAGCCCAAACGGGGGCTGGATCACCTGA
- the yfmH gene encoding EF-P 5-aminopentanol modification-associated protein YfmH, translating into MEKITYDKLQETLYHEKMENGLEVYVLPKPGFSKTYATFSTKYGSIDNHFKVEGQDEVKVPDGIAHFLEHKMFEEPEGDIFSTFASHGASANAFTSFNQTVYLFSATDYVYENIETLVNFVQNPYFTDQNVEKEKGIIGQEINMYQDNPDWRVYFGLIEAFYKVHPVHIDIAGTVESIGTITKETLYTCYNAFYHPSNMLLFVVGGVDPEQVLKRVRDNQAGKNYKPQGNIERLFDQEPHAVAEAKKVIKLPVSLPKCLFGFKDTKVGLTGEALIRRDLVTKLMLDLLFGSSTKLYQKLYDMELISDSFGHEYNSDENYSFSAVGGDTRDPDLLLSTVKEEVTKLAGSGFERTDFERAVKKKIGGHLRMLNSPENIAHEFTRYRFRGGDLFSVVQLYESITLDEVNERLREHADWNQLAVSLVVSPE; encoded by the coding sequence GTGGAGAAGATTACTTACGATAAACTTCAGGAAACGCTCTATCATGAGAAAATGGAGAACGGGCTTGAGGTGTATGTACTGCCGAAACCCGGTTTCTCAAAAACATACGCCACCTTCTCAACCAAATACGGCTCGATCGACAATCATTTTAAAGTCGAAGGACAGGATGAAGTTAAGGTTCCCGACGGGATTGCTCATTTCCTGGAGCATAAAATGTTCGAGGAGCCGGAGGGGGATATTTTCTCCACCTTTGCTTCCCATGGTGCTTCCGCCAACGCGTTTACGAGCTTTAATCAAACCGTGTATTTGTTCTCGGCGACCGATTACGTATACGAGAACATTGAAACGCTGGTGAATTTCGTACAGAACCCCTATTTTACCGATCAGAACGTGGAGAAGGAGAAAGGCATTATCGGCCAGGAAATCAACATGTACCAGGACAATCCGGACTGGCGTGTTTACTTCGGATTGATCGAAGCTTTCTATAAGGTTCACCCGGTTCATATTGATATTGCCGGAACGGTTGAGTCCATCGGCACCATTACAAAGGAAACCTTGTACACCTGTTACAACGCTTTCTACCATCCTAGCAATATGCTGCTGTTTGTTGTGGGCGGAGTTGATCCGGAGCAGGTACTCAAGCGGGTCCGGGACAATCAGGCCGGCAAAAATTACAAGCCGCAGGGGAATATCGAACGTTTGTTTGATCAGGAACCTCATGCCGTAGCGGAAGCCAAAAAAGTCATCAAACTTCCGGTTTCTCTGCCGAAATGTCTGTTCGGCTTCAAGGATACCAAGGTCGGCTTGACGGGAGAGGCTTTGATCCGGCGCGACCTGGTCACCAAGCTGATGCTGGATCTGCTGTTTGGCTCGAGCACCAAGCTGTATCAGAAGCTGTATGATATGGAACTGATTTCGGACAGCTTCGGCCATGAATATAACAGTGATGAAAATTATTCGTTCTCGGCCGTCGGCGGAGATACACGCGATCCGGATTTGCTGCTGTCAACGGTGAAGGAAGAAGTAACCAAACTGGCAGGAAGCGGCTTTGAACGAACAGACTTTGAGCGGGCTGTGAAAAAGAAGATCGGCGGTCACCTGCGCATGCTGAATTCGCCGGAAAATATTGCCCATGAATTTACCCGCTACCGCTTCCGCGGAGGAGATTTGTTCTCCGTGGTTCAGCTGTACGAATCCATTACGCTGGATGAGGTGAATGAACGCCTGCGCGAGCACGCGGATTGGAACCAGCTGGCGGTATCGCTTGTGGTGAGTCCGGAGTGA